One genomic window of Fusarium keratoplasticum isolate Fu6.1 chromosome 3, whole genome shotgun sequence includes the following:
- a CDS encoding Flavin prenyltransferase PAD1, mitochondrial: protein MKYETSLSEVEIRGMASTTYTAKDLSASIASGSFQHDGMIIVPCSMKTLAAIRSGFCDDLISRAADVSLKENRRLILAVRETPLSDIHLDNMLFLRRAGAVIFPPVPAFYTRPKGIQDLIDQTAGRMLDSLGIFTEGFSRWEGFQKSSSRARPVLRGVAEAQ, encoded by the coding sequence ATGAAGTATGAAACGTCACTGAGCGAGGTCGAAATCCGCGGGATGGCCAGCACAACATACACTGCCAAAGATCTCTCAGCTAGTATAGCGTCTGGATCTTTTCAGCACGACGGCATGATCATCGTGCCATGCAGTATGAAAACTCTGGCTGCGATACGCTCCGGCTTCTGCGATGATCTGATTTCCCGAGCCGCCGATGTCAGTCTCAAGGAAAATCGCAGGCTAATCCTAGCGGTTCGGGAGACTCCTCTCAGCGACATACACCTTGACAACATGTTATTCTTGCGACGCGCTGGTGCCGTCATCTTCCCGCCAGTCCCGGCTTTCTACACGAGACCTAAAGGGATCCAAGATCTCATTGATCAGACGGCTGGGAGAATGTTGGACTCTCTGGGCATTTTCACCGAAGGATTCTCGCGTTGGGAAGGATTCCAGAAGAGTTCATCACGGGCGCGTCCGGTACTGAGAGGTGTAGCAGAGGCTCAATAA
- a CDS encoding Ferulic acid decarboxylase 1 has protein sequence MAPVAFGRCTLLPSSRAKARVRQIFAPVSIRTKSEGASSQPRHIAAQLDFRTFIDVLREDGDLAEIERQVDPHLEVGAIVRRVSEVNGKAPLFNNVKGAKDGLWRMFGNAASLRAREEERYGRIARSLGLPVDSSWKAILERTQEGKARPPLAPRILSTGPCKQNQILQKDIDLHKLPAPLLHQRDGGKYLQTYGLHVLQTPDASWTNWSIFRGMIHDSRRLVCLVGSGQHNSIIRDKWLAEGKTEMPWALAMGVPPAASLAAASPIPEGVSEGEYVGALVGQPLEMVKCELSDLLVPASSEIVFEGTFSLKGKAYEGPFEDYLGLHFDHDKHLHPLFTVNAITYRDDAILPVSVPGRITDESHTTASLASEELLTLLKHHDLPIIDAFAPLESMATWCALQVDVDKLAKMKTNPKDFCNKLGRIAFNDKSCMLINRILLFGHDVDITNFKDIIWALVTRCRPGQDEYLFEDVASFPMTPYMSHGSGDPKKGGKVISDCLFPMEYEGKRSFSGVDFERSYPEDVKNRVKSNWTAMGFEPV, from the exons ATGGCGCCTGTTGCTTTTGGACGTTGCACGCTACTCCCCTCGAGCCGCGCCAAAGCCCGAGTCAGACAAATCTTTGCTCCAGTATCGATCCGTACCAAAAGCGAAGGAGCTTCCTCTCAGCCGCGTCACATTGCTGCCCAACTCGACTTTCGAACCTTTATCGATGTCCTGCGCGAAGACGGCGATCTGGCAGAAATCGAACGCCAAGTTGACCCCCATCTTGAAGTGGGCGCAATCGTGCGGCGCGTAAGCGAGGTCAATGGTAAGGCACCGCTATTCAACAACGTCAAGGGTGCCAAGGATGGGTTGTGGAGGATGTTTGGAAATGCGGCAAGCCTACGGGCccgcgaggaagagaggtACGGCAGGATTGCTCGATCGTTAGGTCTGCCCGTCGATTCGAGCTGGAAGGCTATTTTGGAGAGAACACAGGAGGGAAAGGCTCGACCCCCTTTAGCCCCGCGGATTCTATCAACTGGGCCATGCAAGCAGAACCAGATCCTTCAAAAAGACATCGATCTGCATAAGCTTCCAGCACCACTGCTACACCAGAGAGACGGGGGGAAGTACCTACAGACATATGGATTGCATGTGCTGCAGACACCGGACGCTTCCTGGACAAACTGGTCCATCTTCCGGGGCATGATCCATGACAGCAGGCGCCTTGTGTGCCTCGTCGGTTCGGGTCAGCACAACTCCATTATTAGGGACAAGTGGCTTGCAGAGGGCAAAACGGAGATGCCATGGGCGCTCGCTATGGGCGTGCCTCCTGCCGCAAGTCTGGCTGCCGCCTCCCCTATCCCGGAAGGGGTGTCAGAAGGCGAGTATGTTGGAGCACTCGTTGGGCAGCCTCTAGAAATGGTCAAGTGTGAGCTGAGCGACCTCCTTGTCCCCGCAAGTAGTGAGATTGTCTTTGAGGGAACATTTTCTCTCAAAGGCAAAGCCTATGAAGGCCCCTTTGAGGACTATCTTGGACTGCACTTCGATCACGACAAACATTTGCATCCTCTTTTTACAGTCAACGCAATCACATATAGAGATGATGCTATCCTACCAGTTTCAGTGCCGGGAAGAATAACGGACGAATCG CACACCACTGCATCGCTCGCATCAGAGGAGCTCCTGACGCTCCTCAAGCATCACGATCTTCCCATCATAGATGCCTTCGCACCTCTTGAGTCCATGGCTACCTGGTGTGCGCTCCAAGTGGATGTCgacaagctcgccaagatgAAAACGAACCCTAAAGACTTCTGCAATAAACTGGGCCGCATTGCTTTCAATGATAAAAGCTGCATGCTCATCAATCGCATTCTGCTATTCGGTCACGATGTAgacatcaccaacttcaagGATATTATTTGGGCCCTGGTGACAAGATGCCGTCCAGGTCAGGATGAGTACCTGTTTGAAGATGTTGCGAGCTTTCCCATGACTCCATACATGTCTCATGGGAGTGGAGACCCCAAGAAGGGAGGAAAGGTGATTTCTGACTGTCTGTTCCCCATGGAGTACGAGGGGAAAAGATCGTTTAGTGGGGTTGACTTTGAGAGGAGTTACCCCGAGGATGTCAAGAACAGGGTCAAGTCCAACTGGACCGCAATGGGATTTGAGCCCGTCTAG
- a CDS encoding FAD-binding PCMH-type domain-containing protein produces the protein MSSPNQPRYATQPKYPSKVLVRGTPDYERCRRNNPTADTPSRFPREIHLVETPQDVSHAFKRATELGVKVGIRTSGHIFNVPGLIEGGILIDTVNLNRQIDYDPITQEVTFGPSCRVEELAARLQEVKRFFPHGHAPTVGSGGFLLAGGQGWFVRGWGATNQTWITKLEIVVPDGRTVVASRTENRDLFWAARGSGLGFFGLVTRFWGRTIKASLMWERSLKFEINSDNYMALMSWAIERGRDTPKYGTDLNLTIDYPEKFDPAYTTDAIPPNAKLHMTLNLQCYCDTLREARTLLSAYDKLTPEVQEHLLKFEPVQRRTFDEIFARKRGFLGNAKNDRWQINSIMNDPEVPLERLLEAIKPAMLELPTRTSSVFMCHCDIVPDEEDACLSLPQDLYISTITGWTDPKLEPGIYQPMRDRYKRAFPVAVGQYITEIDVNNDDANCKVLSDTALAKFLRVREKWDPNELFPNYKAFVRAHDKINRLQNRSQL, from the exons ATGTCCAGCCCAAACCAGCCACGGTACGCCACCCAGCCAAAGTATCCGTCCAAGGTGCTCGTCCGTGGAACACCTGACTACGAGCGATGCCGCCGCAACAACCCAACCGCTGATACTCCGTCTCGATTCCCGCGAGAGATCCATCTTGTGGAAACACCCCAGGATGTTTCGCATGCCTTCAAGAGAGCAACCGAGTTGGGCGTTAAAGTCGGCATTCGAACTTCTGGCCACATCTTCAACGTACCCGGCCTTATTGAAGGCGGCATCCTGATCGACACAGTCAACCTCAACCGGCAGATCGACTACGACCCCATCACCCAGGAAGTCACATTCGGGCCATCGTGCCGTGTAGAGGAGCTCGCTGCTAGACTCCAAGAGGTCAAGAGGTTCTTCCCTCACGGCCATGCTCCCACTGTCGGATCAGGTGGATTTCTGCTCGCTGGAGGCCAGGGTTGGTTTGTTCGAGGATGGGGTGCAACAAACCAAACATGGATCACCAAGCTCGAAATCGTTGTTCCCGATGGCCGCACCGTGGTTGCCAGTCGCACTGAGAACCGGGACCTGTTCTGGGCGGCCCGGGGCAGCGGActcggcttcttcggccTCGTCACTCGCTTCTGGGGAAGGACGATCAAAGCCTCACTCATGTGGGAGCGAAGTCTCAAATTCGAGATCAACAGCGACAACTACATGGCTCTCATGTCATGGGCCATCGAGCGAGGCCGCGACACGCCCAAGTACGGCACCGATCTCAACCTCACGATCGACTATCCCGAGAAATTTGACCCCGCCTATACCACTGACGCCATCCCACCAAACGCGAAACTGCACATGACTCTGAATTTGCAGTGCTATTGTGATACACTGAGGGAGGCCAGAACATTGCTTAGTGCCTATGACAAGCTGACCCCTGAAGTGCAAGAACATCTGCTCAAGTTTGAGCCTGTGCAGAGGAGGACATTTGACGAGATTTTTGCACGCAAGCGTGGCTTTTTGGGCAACGCCAAGAATGATCGCTGGCAGATCAACAGTATCATGAATGATCCCGAGGTTCCTCTTGAGCGT CTCCTGGAAGCTATCAAGCCCGCAATGCTCGAGCTTCCCACGAGGACTTCTTCCGTGTTTATGTGCCACTGCGATATTGTAcctgatgaggaagatgctTGTCTTAGCCTGCCGCAAGATCTTTACATCTCCACCATCACTGGCTGGACAGACCCTAAGCTTGAGCCAGGCATCTATCAGCCAATGCGTGACCGATACAAGCGTGCATTCCCTGTTGCGGTGGGTCAGTACATCACAGAGATCGATGTCAACAATGACGATGCCAAC TGCAAGGTGCTTAGCGATACTGCCCTAGCCAAATTCCTGAGGGTTAGGGAGAAGTGGGATCCCAACGAGCTGTTCCCCAATTATAAGGCGTTTGTCCGGGCGCACGACAAGATCAACCGCCTGCAAAACCGGTCTCAGCTGTGA
- a CDS encoding Aldedh domain-containing protein, with product MNCIKHCRADFARSVQTRSQRGYHNISTKHTVPLVINGKDIKSSKSFPVISPLTGKEVWSMSCATRDQVNDAVEKAHDAFTKWSKTKASARRDIFLAAADVMNKRRKELGEYMHHEIGANQDYQDFILGLSIDGLKDTAGRVAGAVQGAVPDSNHEGMRALVYKRPYGVNLGIAPWNAPYHLGLRSVTFALATGNTAILKGAEFSPRCYWAIADVFREAGLPDGCLNLIFHSPENASDTINSLITHPHVKKINFTGSTRVGSIIAETAGKHLKPVLMELGGKASAIVLEDADLEKASLHCARGAFMNAGQICMSTERILVQDSIAPEFQRILGQTIRKLFGSAQDTPVLVTAGSAQRNRDLVADAVSKGAKSVPLFDDSHTDQVETRMRPVLLNNVKPNMQLYSGESFGPSVSLFTFKSLEDAVTLANDTEYGLSAAVFTNDLSKGFRIADELESGAVHINSMTVHDEHPLPHGGVKKSGFGRFNGYQGLGEFLYYKTVTWMD from the exons ATGAACTGTATCAAGCATTGTCGGGCAGACTTCGCTCGGAGCGTCCAAACTCGGTCGCAGAGAGGCTATCACAATATCTCGACAAAGCACACAGTTCCCCTCGTCATCAACGGCAAAGATATCAAGTCTTCCAAGTCGTTCCCCGTCATTAGTCCACTGACGGGGAAAGAAGTTTGGTCCATGTCATGTGCAACCAGAGATCAGGTCAACGATGCAGTTGAAAAGGCGCACGATGCTTTTACGAAGTggtccaagaccaaggcttCGGCTCGGCGCGATATCTTCCTTGCGGCTGCCGATGTCATGAATAAACGACGAAAGGAGCTCGGGGAGTACATGCACCACGAGATTGGGGCTAATCAAGACTACCAAGACTTTATCCTGGGACTCTCTattgatggcctcaaggaTACAGCTGGTAGGGTTGCTGGGGCAGTTCAGGGAGCTGTTCCGGATTCCAACCACGAGGGAATGAGGGCTCTGGTCTACAAGAGGCCATACGGAGTTAACCTGGGGATTGCACCATG GAACGCACCATATCATCTGGGCCTTCGATCCGTCACTTTCGCGCTGGCAACGGGAAACACAGCCATTCTGAAGGGAGCAGAGTTCTCGCCCCGGTGTTACTGGGCCATTGCAGACGTCTTCCGTGAGGCAGGCCTACCAGATGGCTGTCTGAATCTCATTTTCCACTCCCCCGAGAACGCGTCGGacaccatcaacagcctTATAACTCACCCGCATGTCAAGAAGATAAACTTTACCGGAAGCACTAGAgtcggcagcatcatcgctGAAACGGCGGGCAAGCACCTGAAGCCCGTGCTGATGGAGCTCGGGGGGAAAGCTAGTGCCATCGTGCTCGAGGACGCCGATCTTGAGAAAGCCAGCTTGCATTGCGCTCGAGGGGCATTCATGAAT GCCGGCCAAATATGCATGTCCACTGAACGAATCCTGGTGCAGGACTCCATCGCACCCGAGTTCCAGAGAATTCTCGGTCAGACAATTCGAAAGCTTTTCGGCTCTGCGCAAGACACACCAGTCCTTGTCACGGCAGGATCTGCCCAGCGCAACCGTGACTTGGTTGCGGATGCCGTCTCTAAGGGTGCTAAGTCAGTACCTCTATTCGACGATAGCCATACAGATCAGGTTGAGACACGGATGAGACCTGTCCTTCTGAACAACGTCAAACCCAACATGCAGCTCTATTCAGGCGAATCATTCGGGCCCAGCGTTTCTCTCTTCACTTTCAAGTCCCTCGAAGACGCTGTGACCCTGGCAAACGACACAGAATATGGCTTATCTGCGGCTGTCTTCACAAACGATCTGAGCAAGGGCTTCCGGATCGCCGACGAGCTTGAATCAGGAGCGGTGCACATTAACTCCATGACCGTACATGACGAGCATCCATTGCCGCATGGTGGTGTCAAGAAGAGCGGCTTTGGACGTTTCAATGGCTACCAAGGGCTAGGCGAGTTCTTGTATTACAAGACGGTAACTTGGATGGACTAG